One part of the Lycium ferocissimum isolate CSIRO_LF1 chromosome 8, AGI_CSIRO_Lferr_CH_V1, whole genome shotgun sequence genome encodes these proteins:
- the LOC132067336 gene encoding 2-methylene-furan-3-one reductase-like, with the protein MSQFSTVLPLSVSASSPTASSTSIPSEMKAWSYTDYGNVDVLKFESNVSVPDIKEDQVLIKVVAAALNPVDFKRRLGIIKATDSPLPASFKHPFLVS; encoded by the coding sequence ATGAGCCAATTTTCCACTGTTTTGCCACTTAGTGTATCTGCTAGTTCTCCAACTGCATCAAGTACTTCTATTCCTTCTGAAATGAAAGCTTGGAGTTATACTGATTATGGAAATGTTGATGTTTTGAAGTTTGAGTCTAATGTTTCAGTTCCAGATATTAAGGAAGATCAAGTGTTGATTAAGGTTGTTGCTGCTGCTCTTAACCCTGTTGATTTTAAACGACGGCTCGGAATAATCAAGGCCACTGATTCTCCACTTCCTGCAAGTTTCAAACAtccttttcttgtttcttga